From one Catenuloplanes nepalensis genomic stretch:
- a CDS encoding HAD family hydrolase, translating into MRRQRARALLVDLDGVLRHVPEIKILQIEQRYGMEPGRLRDTATVWGRMQPALVGEVSHAQWMSTVADELTFAAGGPERARAAVEAWQAERGIVDQDVLAFLREVRAAGLPVGIATNGTDALPADLDALDLTGEVDVVVNSSVVGTHKPAREFFVAACQALRLPPTVVFFIDADDRAVRGARAAGLSALRWSGPADLAYVRAALDL; encoded by the coding sequence ATGCGTAGGCAGCGGGCACGTGCCCTGCTCGTCGACCTGGACGGCGTGCTCCGGCACGTCCCGGAGATCAAGATCCTCCAGATCGAGCAGCGGTACGGGATGGAGCCCGGCCGCCTCCGGGACACCGCGACCGTGTGGGGGCGCATGCAGCCCGCGCTGGTCGGCGAGGTGTCGCACGCGCAGTGGATGTCCACCGTCGCCGACGAGCTGACGTTCGCGGCCGGCGGCCCGGAGCGGGCACGCGCGGCCGTCGAGGCGTGGCAGGCCGAGCGCGGCATCGTCGACCAGGACGTGCTGGCGTTCCTGCGCGAGGTCCGCGCCGCCGGACTGCCGGTCGGCATAGCCACGAACGGCACCGACGCGCTCCCGGCCGACCTGGACGCGCTCGACCTGACCGGCGAGGTCGACGTGGTGGTCAACTCGTCCGTGGTCGGCACGCACAAGCCGGCCAGGGAGTTCTTCGTCGCGGCCTGCCAGGCCCTCCGGCTGCCGCCGACCGTGGTGTTCTTCATCGACGCGGACGACCGCGCGGTCCGTGGCGCCAGGGCCGCCGGCCTCTCCGCGCTGCGCTGGAGCGGCCCGGCCGATCTCGCCTACGTCCGGGCGGCGCTCGACCTCTGA
- a CDS encoding right-handed parallel beta-helix repeat-containing protein, which translates to MSAFNRRNALRAGVVGTAVAAGVAATAGAAQAAPTGDGWVSVLAHGAVGDGVTDDTAAIRAAFAAAKASTPHQSVVFPAGRRYKVSDQVKLDGLTDATVSGHGATLTLINAVPIGEAPAVRAVLQLTNCRRVKVLGLQVVDDVAAQWYTGLQITASSGIVVDGVVARGFRHTGIGVWDNTAGSSDDVLITNCTVEDVRLGIATNGRDVRITDNHVAMDWLTSDEAAAWGGVWRSDSKYYDGINVWAGADRTVISGNTITECGQAGIYVQQVTNLVVADNTVTGSQLRGIEIDGDARGGNLPRSGFASGISITGNTVTNCVGHLNILAARDVTIVGNRVENPNAARDKSCLSIQHGSTKVIATGNHMRQAHPTFPAVHVDSASADVTLAWNAVEAAVPYQAPADTVIIRRGGAGQIRAEGKVIAVGGIGVGNSATASTPGTVVRKMEVFSSTGVSLGFVPIYNSIS; encoded by the coding sequence GTGAGTGCATTCAATCGGCGCAACGCGTTGCGGGCCGGCGTGGTCGGGACCGCGGTGGCGGCCGGTGTCGCGGCCACGGCCGGTGCGGCGCAGGCCGCGCCGACCGGGGACGGCTGGGTCTCGGTCCTCGCGCACGGCGCGGTTGGCGACGGTGTCACCGACGACACGGCCGCGATCCGGGCCGCGTTCGCCGCGGCCAAGGCGTCCACGCCCCACCAGAGCGTGGTGTTCCCGGCCGGCCGGCGCTACAAGGTCTCCGACCAGGTCAAGCTGGACGGTCTGACCGACGCCACGGTCTCCGGCCACGGCGCCACGCTGACGCTGATCAACGCCGTGCCGATCGGCGAGGCGCCGGCCGTGCGTGCCGTCCTGCAGCTCACGAACTGCCGGCGGGTGAAGGTGCTGGGCCTGCAGGTCGTCGACGACGTGGCGGCCCAGTGGTACACGGGTCTGCAGATCACCGCGTCGTCCGGCATCGTCGTCGACGGAGTCGTGGCACGCGGGTTCCGGCACACCGGCATCGGCGTGTGGGACAACACCGCCGGCTCGTCCGACGACGTGCTCATCACGAACTGCACCGTCGAGGACGTCCGGCTCGGCATCGCCACCAACGGCCGCGACGTGCGCATCACCGACAACCACGTGGCCATGGACTGGCTGACCTCGGACGAGGCCGCCGCGTGGGGCGGGGTGTGGCGGTCGGATTCGAAGTACTACGACGGCATCAACGTCTGGGCCGGCGCGGACCGCACCGTGATCTCCGGCAACACCATCACCGAGTGCGGCCAGGCCGGCATCTACGTCCAGCAGGTCACCAACCTGGTGGTCGCGGACAACACCGTCACCGGCTCCCAGCTCCGCGGCATCGAGATCGACGGCGACGCGCGCGGCGGCAACCTGCCCCGGTCGGGTTTCGCGTCCGGCATCTCGATCACCGGGAACACCGTCACGAACTGCGTCGGCCACCTCAACATCCTGGCCGCGCGCGACGTCACGATCGTCGGCAACCGGGTGGAGAACCCGAACGCGGCCCGGGACAAGAGCTGCCTGTCGATCCAGCACGGCAGCACCAAGGTCATCGCCACCGGCAACCACATGCGCCAGGCCCATCCGACGTTCCCGGCCGTGCACGTCGACTCCGCCTCGGCGGACGTCACGCTGGCGTGGAACGCGGTCGAGGCGGCGGTGCCGTACCAGGCGCCGGCCGACACCGTGATCATCCGGCGTGGCGGCGCGGGCCAGATCCGCGCCGAGGGCAAGGTCATCGCGGTCGGCGGCATCGGCGTCGGCAACAGTGCCACCGCCAGCACACCGGGGACCGTCGTCCGGAAGATGGAGGTCTTCTCCTCGACCGGCGTCAGCCTCGGCTTCGTCCCGATCTACAACTCGATCTCCTGA
- the smc gene encoding chromosome segregation protein SMC, with the protein MHLKSLTVKGFKSFASATTMRLEPGITCVVGPNGSGKSNVVDAIAWVLGEQGAKALRGGKMEDVIFAGTAGRAPLGRAEVTLTIDNTDGALPIDYTEVSITRRMFRSGESEYEINGNGCRLLDIQELLSDSGIGREMHIIVGQGRLDSMLHAKPEDRRSFIEEAAGVLKHRKRKEKAIRKLDAMQVNLNRLTDLTAELRRQLKPLGRQAEVARRAAGIQSDLRDARLRLLADDLTTLRTTLEKEIADEAALRTRRGELEKENEIAQRRLATLEAAHAEDAPLLAAAQDAWYKLSALQERFRSTEQLAGERLRHLSAPGEEERPGRDPDMLEAQAEEVRAQEEELREALEEDRARLAEAIEARQEMERQLADAERALRTAAKAIADRREGLAKLAGQVNAAQARSSTALEEISRLVAAHTDAAERAERAQAAVDEVSAESTEADRDNADLDARHAEAVAAHDAASAVVRQLTEAERKAEKDAASWKAREEALAMGLRRKDGAGALLARAGQVPGLLGSLAGMLSVRPGHEAALAAALGVLADAVAVAGVDEAVEAMRTLKIADAGRAAMLVAGEAGPGDLGSLDALRPVLPDGVLWAPDLITCAEPVRPAVHRALRDVAFVPDLESAARLAASNPELRAVTPEGDVLGAFAAAGGSGKAVSYIEVQAAVDEAKANRETAEETIAGLRAELGEAREDVAEKKEAVQVAAAAKREAESQRNAAARRLAELGAAARSAKAETDRLAASRGKAEEARAADLMRLEELEERLRVAEEMPLSEEPSTDERDILAASVPQARQNEMEVRLAVRTAEERVSSISGRADSLLRQANAERQARERAAARKAARARGAAIARAVVTGAGAALTRIVASLAAAAQSRDEIAATRSAREAELQEVRSVAKQLSGELERLTSEVHRDEVARAEQRLRLEQLEAKAAEDFSLDVETLTSEYGPHNPVPPSQADVTAAEKDGKPIPEPAPFHRPTQEKRASKAERDLTLLGKVNPLALEEFAALEERFKFLSDQLEDLKATRKDLLTVVKDVDDRILEVFSSAFEDTAREFEHVFQVLFPGGEGRLILTDPEDMLTTGVEVEARPPGKKIKRLSLLSGGERSLTAVAMLCAIFRARPSPFYIMDEVEAALDDVNLGRLITLFEQLRERSQLIIITHQKRTMEVADALYGITMRAGVTEVISQKLVKESADA; encoded by the coding sequence GTGCATCTCAAGAGCCTGACGGTGAAGGGCTTCAAGTCCTTCGCCAGCGCCACGACCATGCGCCTGGAGCCCGGCATCACCTGCGTGGTGGGGCCGAACGGCTCCGGCAAGTCCAACGTCGTGGACGCGATCGCCTGGGTGCTCGGCGAGCAGGGCGCGAAGGCGCTGCGCGGCGGCAAGATGGAGGACGTCATCTTCGCCGGCACGGCCGGCCGCGCGCCGCTGGGCCGCGCCGAGGTCACGCTGACGATCGACAACACCGACGGCGCGCTGCCGATCGACTACACCGAGGTCTCGATCACCCGCCGGATGTTCCGGTCCGGTGAATCCGAATACGAGATCAACGGCAACGGCTGCCGGCTCCTCGACATCCAGGAGTTGCTCTCCGACTCCGGCATCGGCCGCGAGATGCACATCATCGTCGGCCAGGGCCGCCTCGACAGCATGCTGCACGCGAAGCCGGAGGACCGCCGCTCGTTCATCGAGGAGGCGGCCGGCGTTCTCAAGCACCGCAAGCGGAAAGAGAAGGCGATCCGCAAGCTGGACGCCATGCAGGTAAACCTGAACCGGCTGACCGACCTGACCGCGGAGCTGCGCCGTCAGCTCAAGCCGCTCGGCCGCCAGGCCGAGGTGGCCCGCCGCGCCGCCGGCATCCAGTCCGACCTGCGCGACGCCCGGCTCCGGCTGCTCGCCGACGACCTCACCACGCTGCGCACCACGCTGGAGAAGGAGATCGCGGACGAGGCCGCGCTCCGCACCCGGCGCGGCGAGCTGGAGAAGGAGAACGAGATCGCCCAGCGGCGGCTCGCCACGCTGGAGGCCGCGCACGCGGAGGACGCGCCGCTGCTCGCCGCCGCCCAGGACGCGTGGTACAAGTTGTCCGCGCTCCAGGAGCGCTTCCGCTCCACCGAGCAGCTGGCCGGCGAGCGACTGCGGCACCTGTCCGCGCCCGGCGAGGAGGAGCGGCCCGGCCGCGACCCCGACATGCTGGAGGCGCAGGCCGAGGAGGTCCGGGCGCAGGAGGAGGAACTCCGCGAGGCGCTGGAGGAGGACAGGGCCCGGCTGGCCGAGGCGATCGAGGCCCGGCAGGAGATGGAGCGCCAGCTCGCGGACGCGGAGCGCGCACTGCGTACCGCCGCGAAGGCGATCGCCGACCGCAGGGAGGGCCTGGCGAAGCTGGCCGGTCAGGTCAACGCGGCCCAGGCCCGGTCGTCCACCGCGCTGGAGGAGATCTCCCGCCTGGTCGCCGCGCACACCGACGCGGCCGAGCGCGCGGAGCGGGCCCAGGCCGCGGTGGACGAGGTCTCCGCCGAGTCGACCGAGGCGGACCGGGACAACGCGGATCTCGACGCCCGGCACGCCGAGGCGGTCGCGGCGCACGACGCCGCGTCCGCCGTGGTCCGCCAGCTCACCGAGGCCGAGCGCAAGGCGGAGAAGGACGCGGCCAGCTGGAAGGCGCGCGAGGAGGCCCTCGCGATGGGCCTCAGGCGCAAGGACGGCGCCGGTGCGCTGCTGGCCAGGGCCGGGCAGGTTCCGGGCCTGCTGGGCAGCCTGGCCGGCATGCTGAGCGTGCGCCCGGGTCACGAGGCCGCGCTCGCCGCCGCGCTCGGCGTGCTGGCCGACGCGGTCGCGGTGGCCGGGGTGGACGAGGCCGTCGAGGCGATGCGCACCCTCAAGATCGCCGACGCCGGGCGGGCCGCGATGCTGGTCGCGGGCGAGGCCGGCCCCGGCGACCTGGGCTCGCTCGACGCGCTGCGGCCCGTGCTGCCGGACGGCGTGCTCTGGGCCCCCGACCTGATCACCTGCGCGGAACCGGTCCGGCCCGCGGTGCACCGGGCGCTGCGCGACGTGGCCTTCGTGCCGGATCTGGAGTCCGCGGCCCGGCTCGCTGCGAGCAACCCGGAGCTGCGCGCGGTCACGCCCGAGGGCGACGTGCTCGGCGCGTTCGCCGCGGCCGGCGGCTCCGGCAAGGCGGTCAGCTACATCGAGGTGCAGGCCGCGGTCGACGAGGCGAAGGCCAACCGGGAGACGGCCGAGGAGACCATCGCGGGCCTGCGCGCCGAACTCGGGGAGGCTCGGGAAGACGTCGCGGAGAAGAAGGAGGCGGTGCAGGTCGCGGCCGCGGCCAAGCGCGAGGCGGAGAGCCAGCGCAACGCGGCCGCCCGCCGGCTCGCCGAGCTGGGTGCCGCCGCGCGCTCCGCCAAGGCCGAGACCGACCGCCTCGCCGCCTCCCGCGGAAAGGCCGAGGAGGCCCGCGCCGCGGACCTGATGCGCCTGGAGGAGCTGGAGGAACGCCTGCGCGTGGCGGAGGAGATGCCGCTCTCCGAGGAGCCCTCCACGGACGAGCGGGACATACTGGCCGCGAGCGTGCCGCAGGCCCGGCAGAACGAGATGGAGGTGCGGCTCGCCGTCCGTACCGCCGAGGAAAGGGTCTCGTCCATCTCCGGCCGGGCCGACTCGCTGCTGCGGCAGGCCAACGCGGAACGCCAGGCCCGGGAACGCGCGGCCGCCCGCAAGGCCGCCCGCGCCCGCGGAGCCGCCATCGCCCGCGCGGTCGTGACCGGCGCGGGTGCGGCGCTCACCCGGATCGTGGCGTCGCTGGCGGCGGCCGCGCAGAGCCGCGACGAGATCGCCGCCACCCGGTCCGCGCGCGAGGCGGAGCTGCAGGAGGTGCGATCCGTCGCCAAGCAGCTCTCCGGCGAGCTGGAGCGGCTGACCAGCGAGGTGCACCGGGACGAGGTCGCGCGCGCGGAGCAACGGCTGCGCCTGGAGCAGCTGGAGGCGAAGGCGGCCGAGGACTTCTCGCTCGACGTCGAGACGCTGACCAGCGAGTACGGCCCGCACAACCCGGTGCCGCCGAGCCAGGCCGACGTCACCGCCGCGGAGAAGGACGGCAAGCCGATCCCGGAGCCCGCGCCGTTCCACCGGCCCACGCAGGAGAAGCGCGCGTCCAAGGCGGAGCGCGACCTCACGCTGCTCGGCAAGGTCAACCCACTGGCGCTGGAGGAGTTCGCGGCGCTGGAGGAGCGGTTCAAGTTCCTCTCCGACCAGCTGGAAGACCTGAAGGCCACGCGCAAGGACCTGCTCACCGTGGTCAAGGACGTGGACGACCGGATCCTGGAGGTCTTCTCGTCCGCGTTCGAGGACACCGCGCGCGAGTTCGAGCACGTGTTCCAGGTGCTCTTCCCGGGCGGCGAGGGCCGGCTGATCCTGACCGACCCGGAGGACATGCTCACCACCGGCGTCGAGGTCGAGGCGCGACCGCCGGGCAAGAAGATCAAGCGACTGTCGCTGTTGTCCGGTGGCGAGCGCTCGCTCACCGCGGTCGCCATGCTCTGCGCGATCTTCCGGGCCCGTCCCAGCCCGTTCTACATCATGGACGAGGTCGAGGCCGCGCTGGACGACGTCAACCTCGGCCGCCTGATCACGCTGTTCGAGCAGCTCCGCGAGCGCTCCCAGCTGATCATCATCACCCACCAGAAGCGAACCATGGAGGTGGCGGACGCGCTCTACGGCATCACCATGCGCGCCGGCGTCACCGAGGTCATCAGTCAGAAGCTCGTCAAGGAGAGTGCGGATGCGTAG